A window of Candidatus Nitrospira allomarina genomic DNA:
TTTGGAGGAACCTGAAGCTGGAATTTTGACGTTATATTGGGGCTTGCGGAGCCAGCGAGACCTTTACTACCAACATGAATTGGAAGCCCTTGCACGGCGGCATCCGAATTTCAGATTTATCACAATCCTGTCCAGGCCAGAAAAGGGTTGGAAAGGTCCCATTGGACGTGTGACAACTTTAGTTGAGAATCACATTGCCTCAGTGAGCAATGTGACTTTTTATCTCTGCGGAAATGGCGGCATGATACGAGACACGACGGCCATTGTGAGAAAAAAAGGCCTTTGCCCCATTCGCACTGAACAATACTATGATAAAGCCGGGGCCGGAACAGACGTCTGAATCTATCCCGACTTTACGAATAAAAAAGGATATGGCAATAATTGTCGAACCAAACAACAAGTGGAGATTTCCGGAAAACTTCTCCGCCATTTTTGGGAACCCAGGGGCCTATTTCTAAGTGACGGAGAGTTCAGTTGTCGTGCGCGGTGGTTGAGAGAGAAAGGCGGGAAACTAATTGTCATTTAACTCGAAAACTCATAGCCCAAGGCCCATATGAATGTTTCATCCGATTTTTTCTTCCCTGGCTCCGGGTCGCTGTTGTACCGGTATTCGAATGCCACCTTCAGATACAATTTCCCATACACTTTTATTCGGGCTCCCTGCTCGGATGTCCACCGTAGGGCAGTACTTCCTCCAACTCCCAGATCGCGAAATCCTTTTTGACGGTGATACACCCGTATTCGATCTGAAATCAGATCATACTCCCAATCCACCCCCCACGCGGCGGTGACGGTTTTGGTTGTTCCGGTCTCTTGAAATTTTTCGTAAACAAACGCCGGACCGATGGACCCACTTAAACTATGGCTTGGGGTATCAAAAAATTGATACCCGAGTCCCAGGCTGGTCGTACTCCGAAGATCCAATCCTTGAAACTTATCATATTCGAGGAATTCGTAACTGTTGGCGAACAACCTTTTGTTGAAAAAATAATCATAGCCTAATGTGCCTCTGGCATTTTTGGCTGTGTTCTCTCCATCGGCCGAGGCAAAGGCGTACTTACCATTCAAGAGGCCCCGGTGTCGCTCGGTCCAAATGGTATTGTCCGTTGAGGCGTTCACAGCCGTAGTGTCCGTATTTCCCTTCGTGCGGTTACCTCCCAGGTCGAAATTTCCTTTATAGCGAAGTTCTGGAATATTGATGGTTTTCACACGCGCCGGCGATATGCCTTCACTTCCGCCTAAGGCGGTCACAGTCGTACGGGAGGTTTTTAGAAAATCATCTCCATCGGAATCTTTTTCTTCCTCAAAGACCTGAATGGAAAGCGGTGTTCGGGACTGGAGTTGATCCACCTCATCCCACTGAACCGATATATTTCCCGCATATGTAGTTTCGATAGTAAGGGTTTTTTCTTCCATCGAGACGATGGTTCCGATCAGATGCATATCATTCTTGAGAGTGATTTCATCTAACTCTTCACTCTCTTCACCCGCCAAGGTATTCTCTTTTGAGCTTTTGATAGCCTTTACGGAATTGAGGTTGATAATCGGGGGAGCCGAGTCCTGGTCTTTCAACACCTGAATTGTCCCGGACTCAACCAATTGGATTCGGCCTTCATAGATATCGCCGTTATCCAGAACCACCGTGACCGGCTCTTCAGTTGTCAATCCCGTCACCTCTTTCCAACGAAGAGGAATTGGATTGTGCATACTCGCCAACGCCCTCACCCGAAGGACACCATTCGTCATGCCAAATATCTTGCCTTTGAGGATGGTGCCATCTTTGAGAGAAATCTGACCTGTGACGGCGGCATAAAGAGGACCGCTCCCACAAATCAGGGTCATACTAAGAAGGACGAAGAAGAGCTTCAATTTCAATGCAACGATTCTCCTTGATAGAGAAAATAGCCTTGTGCGTGATCAGTTGGATGCTTCATCACAAATCACGGACAATCAACAATCATTCCTATTTAAAGCGATTTCGGACAACTTTACGAAACACTGTGTAGAAATTGGGTCTGCAACTGAAAGATTTGGCGTGAGCGGAAGTTGAGATGGAGCCCACTAACAGTGCACGGTACCCGAAAAGTTTGGGATTATAGCCACAGATTCACAGCAAAGCTACCCCAATATAGTGACAGACTGAATAAATTGTGTAACTTTCGAAAAAGAGACATTTCACTTCTAATCGAATGTAAAAAAAGGAACAATCCCTGTTGACGACGGGCAAGGAAAATAGAAGGGGCTCACAACTCTCTCCGTCCCCCAAATGGCTGGAAGGGTTCGACCGAAAGGGTGACAACATTAGTGGAGAATCAGTGAGCAAGGGCACATTTTTTCTTTGCAGAAACGAACGCATGATTCGAAAGGCGGTGGCAATTGTGAGAAAAAAGGGCCTCTGTCCCATCCGCATTGAACAATACTATGATGATGTTAGTGCCGTGACGGGCGAGTGAGTCGTGTTAGTCGCTCCCGACACCGGTTATTTGTCTGTTTCGAAATGTACCCAACTCATAATGTTTTGCTGGATTGCTATTTTAGCAAGCGCCCCAGTATATCCCGGGAGTAAACGGAGACCGTACCCTAGCCGTCTTGTTTTGCGGATGGTCGGTGGTCCTTGATGAACTTTCGCTTCAATCAAGTATTCATCTTGTGGTAAACAGGAGAGATTTTTTGGAAGTGAATGCATCGCACGTCTGTCCAGCACTCGTGTCACCGAGATTGTCCTGTGTTGCCGGGTTTCGCCCCGGCAGGCGAGGCCCTTTTGTTCCGGCAAAAGGGCCCAAAACCAGTGACGCCCCGTCCGGCCTTATTGGAGGGGACGGACGCCAGACAGAGAAGGGCGGACCAACTCGCTCCGCTCAAACAAGGCCCGCCAGATGCTCAGAGCGTCCCTCCCTGTGGCCAGACGGCAGGCGTCGGATAACTCAGTGAGATTTGGTTGAACCACCAGTATCGCCGAGTGCGTTTAAACGGTCCGTTCAGATGCAACTGTGGCTTAGGCCTTCGCTTATATCACTTAGGTTGTCAGCGAAAGTTTTGAACAGTTTTAACAAACTTTTCACGCCTAATTAATATGCATGGCGCTATGTTTCTTTTAACCGAAGAAACAGCAGATGGGGTTTCATCTTTCTTATGAATTTAAAAGTCATCTTTTAAAGGCCCGACTGCTAGCACAAAAAGGGTGGCTTGAATGGGAACGAGGATTCTTGCAAATATGGTGAGGAACTCTGACCATTTGGAATCGGGAGTGAAATATAAAGGCGATTTGAACGTTACTACGTTGAAAGTATAAGCCCATAAGACCGTACAGAAACCAAAAATGGAAACAGGCTTCCCAGAAGGAATATTATTCATTCCTGCTCCAATCAATAGGCCATTGAATCCCAACAGAAAAACAATTAACCAAATGCTGGCTTGGATAGGTTTTTGCCCATAGCCGCTGAGTACACCATACAAACCGATAAGTGAAAGGTATTGCCTAATTGACGAGAGTCGTTTTCGTTTGTTTGTCATCTCACCAAAATAAAAAATACCTGCTTCAGGATAGTTTCTGTGATCCTCGTAACTTTGCCTGATCTGGCGATATGCATTTTCCAATTCTTCAGGTTTTTTATCTGTAGGTTCATAAATTCCCTTCCGACTTAACGTCTTCCATAGAAAATTCCCAAAACGGGTCCGACAATCATTCCCATTGCTTCTGGAAAAATCCGTTCCTGGTTTAAATAGGACAGATGAGGACAATTCCCTCTGACAGAGTTGATTCCAAATCCATTTAAGGGTAGGGCTACCTGTAACGCTCTCTGCCCATTCCACTTCGGCAAAATCAATACCTCGAACATTCGTTTCAAATAGTTTGCAGCGCGAGAGGTCTGCCTGGGAAAATCGGATAATATCAGGGCGGTAGAATATTGCATTCTTAAAATCAACCATTACGCTGTTTGCAAATAACAGTGCGTCTTTTTTTCCTCTAAAAAGAGCCCGCAATTTAAATTGCGCTCCAATAGAAACTTCACTCATAAAGTCAGTTTCGTCAAAGGATACTTCAGCTTCAAATTTGACCCCATTGAAGTCGGCCTTCTTTTGGAATTTGGTATTATTAAAAGAGGTTTCTTTCATGAATATGGCCTTGCGGAAGGAAACCTCTCCCTTGAATATGAGATTATCGAAGGAAGTTTCCTGTTGGAACTGTGCTCCATCATAGTTGACTTCTCATGTTTCAGGAGGGAAATTTTGGGTGTCGATATTTTCTGCATGAAATTTGAGATGGGTAGGAATAAGGAGAATTTTTCCTTTAAAAATAGCATTTTTGAAGGTAACGCCTTTATGAAAAATAGTATTTGTAAAGGAAACCTCTTCTTGAAATGTTGCGTTGTCAAAACTAACCATCTCCATGAAATATACGGTGAGAGAAAAATCCTTTCCAACAATGACTTCTTTTTGGAAAAAAGCATGATCGAAGGTAATATGAGGCAATGCAGCATCATCGAAAAGAATGCCTTCCTTAAATTTTGCATAGCGAAAAGAAAGATTTCCCTGGATTCCACATTGCGAGAAAGAAACTTTCTTTTCAAAAATGGCATAATCAAAAATAGAACCCTCAAACCAATCATGGTCAAACCCAACTTCTCCCTGGAAGGTTGCGTTCCAAAAGGATACGTTTCGATCTAAAGATGCCGTCTCTTTCCATTTGTTCATTGACCAATTTGCTGGGAATATGACTCCAGAGAGATTAATAACGTTACGCTTTGGAGTTGCCTCCTGTACTTTATCCACTGCTTCTTGAAATTTATGAAAATTCTTTTCAGGATTCGGATCATGTAGGATACAAAAGCCATCAGGATAGACTGATTCCAAGGCACATGTAGGGTATTTACAATGAAAATTTTTTTGACCCATAAGAAGTACCTTTTATACGGATTACTGAAAACAAACAAAAAAAATCATACCAGGAACGGGGAAACATATCATTCACATTTTTTAAAGATCGCCTGAAATTCGCTCAGAAGAAGATTGTTTTCCGTTCAATTAGACCTTTTGGAAATTAAGACGATATGTAAAAATCAATCGGTTTTCTCGTCCCACTTTAACTCTAGGCATATAACAATCCATTCCCAGATGAATTCTTGAGGTGGGGGACGTTTCCCCCTAGGGAGCATGGGGCCTGGGGACTGGGATCATGAGGCTGAAAGGCTGGCTCGGTAGTTGGACGAGAGTTTAGGCGTTTTCGTCCCACGTGTTGGCAGGTTTTTGGGAATGATTTCATTTAACTCTATTAACCTGCATCCGATAACACCATATACGTGACTTTGAAATGGTTCTGACGGAGTTTACAATACTTCAATGATTGAAAGGACAGATCAGGCAATGAAACCGGGCACAAATAAATTTTTGATGAAGAATTATGGCATCATGCTTCTTTTTGTCTTGTGGGCCATGCCGATCATGTCCGGATGTGCCGTGGCGCTGTTTGGTGCAGGTGCTGGAGCCGGTGTTGCAGGCGCGACCTATGTAATGGGTAAGCTGGAAGATGAAGTCAATGCTCCTGTCCCAAAGGTTCAGCGGGCTGCCGTGGCCGCTCTGAAATCATTGGAACTTCCTGTCAACAAAGAGCGGGGAGATAAATTGGCGGCGGAGTTGGAGTCAGAAACGGCAGATCAAAAGAAAATATGGGTCTCGATCACTTCGCTCACTTCCTCCCGGTCAACAATCGTAATTCGGGTGGGATTTCTTGGAGATGAAGCCCGCTCCCGACAGATCTTACAAGCCATTCATACGCGGTTGTGATTTTCTCAAACCCACCCCGTTGTCTTCGCAATTGAATGATTCCCAGCTGTGTTTATTCTTACATTATTTTAAAATGTCCATACGCTTTTTGCCTTCATCATGAAAACGGCTTTAGAGTGAAGAATCAAAGGTAATCCCTGGCTGCATTCGTGGGGCGAGACGTAAGAAACTTAATA
This region includes:
- a CDS encoding pentapeptide repeat-containing protein; the encoded protein is MGQKNFHCKYPTCALESVYPDGFCILHDPNPEKNFHKFQEAVDKVQEATPKRNVINLSGVIFPANWSMNKWKETASLDRNVSFWNATFQGEVGFDHDWFEGSIFDYAIFEKKVSFSQCGIQGNLSFRYAKFKEGILFDDAALPHITFDHAFFQKEVIVGKDFSLTVYFMEMVSFDNATFQEEVSFTNTIFHKGVTFKNAIFKGKILLIPTHLKFHAENIDTQNFPPET
- a CDS encoding DUF3568 family protein; the protein is MKPGTNKFLMKNYGIMLLFVLWAMPIMSGCAVALFGAGAGAGVAGATYVMGKLEDEVNAPVPKVQRAAVAALKSLELPVNKERGDKLAAELESETADQKKIWVSITSLTSSRSTIVIRVGFLGDEARSRQILQAIHTRL
- a CDS encoding pentapeptide repeat-containing protein → MKETSFNNTKFQKKADFNGVKFEAEVSFDETDFMSEVSIGAQFKLRALFRGKKDALLFANSVMVDFKNAIFYRPDIIRFSQADLSRCKLFETNVRGIDFAEVEWAESVTGSPTLKWIWNQLCQRELSSSVLFKPGTDFSRSNGNDCRTRFGNFLWKTLSRKGIYEPTDKKPEELENAYRQIRQSYEDHRNYPEAGIFYFGEMTNKRKRLSSIRQYLSLIGLYGVLSGYGQKPIQASIWLIVFLLGFNGLLIGAGMNNIPSGKPVSIFGFCTVLWAYTFNVVTFKSPLYFTPDSKWSEFLTIFARILVPIQATLFVLAVGPLKDDF
- a CDS encoding DUF481 domain-containing protein, which translates into the protein MKLKLFFVLLSMTLICGSGPLYAAVTGQISLKDGTILKGKIFGMTNGVLRVRALASMHNPIPLRWKEVTGLTTEEPVTVVLDNGDIYEGRIQLVESGTIQVLKDQDSAPPIINLNSVKAIKSSKENTLAGEESEELDEITLKNDMHLIGTIVSMEEKTLTIETTYAGNISVQWDEVDQLQSRTPLSIQVFEEEKDSDGDDFLKTSRTTVTALGGSEGISPARVKTINIPELRYKGNFDLGGNRTKGNTDTTAVNASTDNTIWTERHRGLLNGKYAFASADGENTAKNARGTLGYDYFFNKRLFANSYEFLEYDKFQGLDLRSTTSLGLGYQFFDTPSHSLSGSIGPAFVYEKFQETGTTKTVTAAWGVDWEYDLISDRIRVYHRQKGFRDLGVGGSTALRWTSEQGARIKVYGKLYLKVAFEYRYNSDPEPGKKKSDETFIWALGYEFSS